In Daphnia pulicaria isolate SC F1-1A chromosome 5, SC_F0-13Bv2, whole genome shotgun sequence, a single genomic region encodes these proteins:
- the LOC124341079 gene encoding ionotropic receptor 93a-like isoform X2 — MPCLSATKMSSGNYSYFGICNDIIKWVSEHFQMELIYVPVDNTDRVKLGIVPALIKQIVKQEVDVIPFSFVPTPGLLLQIDCSIPLTVEDYYLLQPWPKEESRLTACIRPFSLNVWMLFFFSVIAIIVFMALLTHYYHQWGTERKSKSFMNDIYDHTLYTMTIIAGQGNHISAKANISLRLVAGVWCLTMVVLVNAYTGTLMSYLTVPKLRPIVNTLEELAASSETRMTVDFELGKARMFLEATSGPNKVIGNSLRNNPQLLIKGNTLDGVKNVLQRGATYFANHLLVNYFLAMDMKSHQECRMTYSDPIPFVEYYSLGLPKGGRHNSIINHDLQYLWENGLISHWMLQYTPNVDKCMVGKIKPSGKMTYLTLTDLSSAFALLGIGIGLSVFAFALERMAFTKSNRRNKIRRKEKMQFYGL; from the exons ATGCCATGTCTTTCCGCTACGAAAATGTCATCAGGAAATTACTCTTATTTTGGAATCTGCAATGATATTATTAAGTGGGTTTctgaacattttcaaatgga GCTGATTTACGTGCCTGTCGACAACACGGATAGAGTCAAACTTGGCATAGTACCTGCGCTCATCAAGCAAATAGTGAAACAG GAAGTCGACGTTATCCCGTTCTCGTTCGTTCCCACGCCAGGTCTGTTGCTACAAATAGATTGCTCTATTccgctcacggtggaagactATTATTTATTACAGCCGTGGCCAAAGGAAGAGAGCCGCCTTACCGCTTGCATCAGACCCTTCTCTTTAAAC GTTTGGATgttattcttcttttcggtAATCGCCATCATCGTTTTCATGGCTCTGCTGACTCATTATTACCATCAGTGGGGTACGGAAAGAAAGTCCAAGAGTTTCATGAACGATATTTACGATCACACTTTGTACACCATGACAATTATCGCCGGACAAG GGAATCACATATCTGCCAAAGCCAATATTTCACTGCGACTAGTGGCAGGTGTGTGGTGCCTGACGATGGTCGTCCTGGTAAACGCATATACTGGCACTTTAATGTCTTATTTAACTGTTCCCAAGCTGAGGCCGATAGTCAACACGCTGGAAGAATTGGCGGCCAGTAGCGAGACGAGAATGACGGTTGATTTTGAATTGGGCAAGGCTCGCATGTTTCTG GAGGCCACCTCTGGCCCGAATAAAGTTATTGGCAATTCGCTTCGCAACAATCCACAGTTGTTAATCAAAGGAAACACTTTAGACGGagtgaaaaatgttttacagcGAGGCGCTACTTACTTTGCT aatcatttgCTCGTCAACTACTTCTTGGCGATGGACATGAAAAGCCATCAGGAATGTCGCATGACCTATTCGGATCCCATTCCGTTCGTCGAGTATTACTCACTGGGTTTACCCAAAGGCGGCCGACACAATTCCATCATCAATCACGA TTTGCAGTATTTGTGGGAAAACGGTTTAATTTCCCACTGGATGTTGCAGTACACGCCCAACGTCGACAAGTGCATGGTAGGTAAAATCAAACCCAGTGGAAAGATGACGTATTTGACTCTAACAGACCTGTCGAGCGCTTTTGCACTGCTCGGCATTGGAATTGGACTATCTGTTTTCGCGTTTGCGTTGGAAAGGATGGCGTTCACGAAATCAAATCGACGAAACAAGATCCGCCGTAAAGAGAAAATGCAATTTTACGGCCTCTGA
- the LOC124341079 gene encoding ionotropic receptor 93a-like isoform X1: protein MMGYIILILLSLIPLLLRSVPIKFHVTGSPLLEERQLLHGRQLRASAFNFMPCLSATKMSSGNYSYFGICNDIIKWVSEHFQMELIYVPVDNTDRVKLGIVPALIKQIVKQEVDVIPFSFVPTPGLLLQIDCSIPLTVEDYYLLQPWPKEESRLTACIRPFSLNVWMLFFFSVIAIIVFMALLTHYYHQWGTERKSKSFMNDIYDHTLYTMTIIAGQGNHISAKANISLRLVAGVWCLTMVVLVNAYTGTLMSYLTVPKLRPIVNTLEELAASSETRMTVDFELGKARMFLEATSGPNKVIGNSLRNNPQLLIKGNTLDGVKNVLQRGATYFANHLLVNYFLAMDMKSHQECRMTYSDPIPFVEYYSLGLPKGGRHNSIINHDLQYLWENGLISHWMLQYTPNVDKCMVGKIKPSGKMTYLTLTDLSSAFALLGIGIGLSVFAFALERMAFTKSNRRNKIRRKEKMQFYGL from the exons ATGATGGGATACATTATTCTAATTTTGTTATCTTTAATTCCTCTTTTATTAAGATCAGTGCCGATCAAATTTCACGTTACCGGAAGCCCACTATTAGAAGAAAGACAGTTGCTGCACGGCCGCCAGTTGAGAGCTTCAGCTTTTAAC TTCATGCCATGTCTTTCCGCTACGAAAATGTCATCAGGAAATTACTCTTATTTTGGAATCTGCAATGATATTATTAAGTGGGTTTctgaacattttcaaatgga GCTGATTTACGTGCCTGTCGACAACACGGATAGAGTCAAACTTGGCATAGTACCTGCGCTCATCAAGCAAATAGTGAAACAG GAAGTCGACGTTATCCCGTTCTCGTTCGTTCCCACGCCAGGTCTGTTGCTACAAATAGATTGCTCTATTccgctcacggtggaagactATTATTTATTACAGCCGTGGCCAAAGGAAGAGAGCCGCCTTACCGCTTGCATCAGACCCTTCTCTTTAAAC GTTTGGATgttattcttcttttcggtAATCGCCATCATCGTTTTCATGGCTCTGCTGACTCATTATTACCATCAGTGGGGTACGGAAAGAAAGTCCAAGAGTTTCATGAACGATATTTACGATCACACTTTGTACACCATGACAATTATCGCCGGACAAG GGAATCACATATCTGCCAAAGCCAATATTTCACTGCGACTAGTGGCAGGTGTGTGGTGCCTGACGATGGTCGTCCTGGTAAACGCATATACTGGCACTTTAATGTCTTATTTAACTGTTCCCAAGCTGAGGCCGATAGTCAACACGCTGGAAGAATTGGCGGCCAGTAGCGAGACGAGAATGACGGTTGATTTTGAATTGGGCAAGGCTCGCATGTTTCTG GAGGCCACCTCTGGCCCGAATAAAGTTATTGGCAATTCGCTTCGCAACAATCCACAGTTGTTAATCAAAGGAAACACTTTAGACGGagtgaaaaatgttttacagcGAGGCGCTACTTACTTTGCT aatcatttgCTCGTCAACTACTTCTTGGCGATGGACATGAAAAGCCATCAGGAATGTCGCATGACCTATTCGGATCCCATTCCGTTCGTCGAGTATTACTCACTGGGTTTACCCAAAGGCGGCCGACACAATTCCATCATCAATCACGA TTTGCAGTATTTGTGGGAAAACGGTTTAATTTCCCACTGGATGTTGCAGTACACGCCCAACGTCGACAAGTGCATGGTAGGTAAAATCAAACCCAGTGGAAAGATGACGTATTTGACTCTAACAGACCTGTCGAGCGCTTTTGCACTGCTCGGCATTGGAATTGGACTATCTGTTTTCGCGTTTGCGTTGGAAAGGATGGCGTTCACGAAATCAAATCGACGAAACAAGATCCGCCGTAAAGAGAAAATGCAATTTTACGGCCTCTGA
- the LOC124340786 gene encoding vitellogenin-1-like — MVKILLVLSALLCLTWGWETGNQYVYNYVGRSMVGIYKMKPQQNAVIEMQSRVIVQNIDANTIVVKMTENSLRRHGNYLGDAFEIGGGGPEMIDGEEDKIPSPEILSAPFVISHNKGSITGIQMGEDEPLWIVNIKKSIASQWQLDITGVRHEGPSVNWEGIWEGQSATFTVSEDSLSGDCSTIYDIERLPWAQVYTMEAYKMGSWDAVCQDKPVYKIVKTKDFNRCKTNPAWASATPASHSCEFGKGNCEDFMHRTTMARYVACGKSWSDLLMVHANGFSDVWVQPFATKTDELLNSVITKWSFEKKEAIRSWFAAPSSPKKYKTLSYVWGDFKQWTEDGTPAQPNLVDAYWKSPFPISVVRKNIIDALRVVTRDLQERPDSEKDNLERLAVIGRVLPMFSFDELKSLWQEVKAMDWVTMGLFVDCVVQSGSNPAIMLVKEWIETEQITGAKATWALAAIGYFAKTPTRELLHELINLLKSAPVQSDRAMLHSTMMTVADLMNAACGSRFAASKRFPISAMGNFCDSKDTVIIDEFLPWLTKELESSQSSVERIVALSAFGSLGLEEIVPVLLPIIRGTPGKFDDTAERVRAILSLHRVVFTVPEKVHPILASLASSVSERPEVRMASLGLLLMSNAPQTWWQKFASMTWYEPSQQMATFTNSLIESLTRIPASTPLLQQLIKKAKVAWPMLKSAPFGLPYSFADIRSSHLDEGIAVMMHTPSYRVATEQWPIYLANRYYYQLGPFSSEALSVYLWNYNMSEVWQNIFGKLYGMMSPKEGVREKFEAVKGIWEELNATPRPADKRAGLLHINLMGSINRFINLEKLEKDIPTWMAEAMKYQNQPYQVSVNKYRMLAEYNVRYPTEMGLPMRFLATLPILVSMQGIVKGDGKGGIKSDINAELSWKLTSEIRVDLPLNGKYIASGVDVRVDSRPPREMTFSYKSPGTIKVTWIPGSKVTDLLYYHVKPYTVTRGWTDSATPTLEHDATHLVSVNKPIQRELPLGDRFGVNVKLIEKTELTHSDKWSWWQWFQKWDINGYSNLGFVPQELQARKYVLRYEPSGTRARSVSTTFQYQYATKSSQNTWVHESGSSQWKTPSEAEIISSSPISPEFRPVLGRLFKNLESGNAQLIRAGVVAEQKDGSFIQFNTIVGMSKDAWYTKDFTDIQIEKYTSDSSNAPAAKEFDYSVCYTAVRNWNKPPTYGFSKDVLHLEDEEKIAFGEKCDKSKIRFTAKAFRDEEAAQAAMYSPAGQQCQKDMAAGFMYGSPACTEARRMDHTYNNYELSAESADNLSPAATYWINTARQWINHKMYPFTVKHIQGESNPANRASWTIKRDPHTGDSNMTFVRPTETLVAWNVRREDSHNEWARFSPLTYNFSNIFYPLNAGSNFIRDATTLTTGGVSDAKCYVGPDAVHTYDKASYNYTIDECPHVLLTDCSKDSKFVVTARHGSEGQKIVTVIYGKDTIELDPSGWIMINGAKSAYKDWETESRVEIRVPGTKEIKAVIYPISTGLVMEIRSWNWNWGSSWNYNWNWMSIKVQGSHVELSAPKYLQGHACGMCGDFNQEIVGEFMTPQRCAVSSGELMATSFKLKAGKSCTTNDWSRRLKKETEACKSIDQQFHAQLPDWTM; from the exons ATGGTCAAGATTCTTCTAGTCCTGT CGGCGCTTCTGTGCCTGACATGGG GATGGGAAACGGGTAATCAGTACGTGTATAATTACGTTGGACGCTCTATGGTTGGCATTTACAAAATGAAGCCTCAGCAGAATGCTGTGATTGAAATGCAAAGCCGCGTCATCGTACAAAACATTGATGCGAACACCATCGTCGTTAAG ATGACTGAGAATAGCTTAAGGCGCCATGGAAACTACCTTGGAGATGCTTTCGAGATTGGTGGAGGAGGTCCTGAAATGATTGATGGAGAAGAGGACAAAATCCCCAGCCCAGAAATCCTCAGCGCTCCTTTTGTGATCTCTCACAATAAAGGATCG ATCACTGGAATTCAAATGGGTGAAGATGAGCCTTTGTGGATCGTCaacatcaagaaaagcatCGCCAGCCAGTGGCAATTGGATATCACAGGTGTCCGTCATGAAGGCCCTTCTGTTAACTGGGAAGGTATTTGGGAAGGTCAAAGCGCAACTTTCACCGTCTCTGAG GACTCCTTGAGTGGTGACTGCAGCACTATCTACGACATTGAACGCCTGCCCTGGGCTCAGGTCTACACAATGGAGGCCTACAAAATGGGCTCTTGGGACGCCGTTTGCCAGGACAAGCCCGTCTACAAAATTGTCAAGACTAAGGACTTCAACCGCTGCAAGACCAACCCCGCCTGGGCTTCGGCTACTCCTGCTTCCCACAGCTGCGAGTTTGGCAAAGGCAACTGCGAAGACTTCATGCAT CGCACAACTATGGCCAGATACGTTGCTTGCGGTAAATCCTGGTCCGATCTACTTATGGTTCATGCTAACGGTTTCAGCGATGTGTGGGTTCAGCCCTTCGCCACCAAGACCGATGAATTGCTCAACTCTGTCATCACCAAATGGTCCTTTGAAAAGAAGGAGGCCATCAGGTCCTGGTTCGCAGCTCCGTCATCTCCCAAGAAATACAAAACCCTTTCTTACGTCTGGGGTGACTTTAAGCAATGGACTGAAGATGGAAC CCCCGCCCAGCCCAACCTGGTGGATGCTTACTGGAAGAGCCCATTCCCCATTTCAGTCGTTCGCAAGAACATCATTGATGCCCTCCGCGTTGTCACAAGGGATCTCCAAGAGAGACCCGATTCAGAGAAGGACAACTTGGAACGTTTGGCCGTTATTGGTCGCGTTCTGcccatgttttcttttgacgAATTAAAGTCCTTGTGGCAAGAAGTTAAAGCTATGGATTGGGTCaccat GGGTTTGTTTGTTGACTGCGTCGTCCAGTCTGGCAGCAACCCCGCTATCATGTTAGTCAAGGAATGGATTGAGACCGAACAGATTACCGGAGCTAAGGCCACCTGGGCTTTGGCCGCTATCGGCTACTTTGCCAAGACCCCCACTCGCGAGCTCcttcatgaattgatc AACTTGTTGAAATCTGCCCCCGTTCAATCCGACAGAGCTATGTTGCACAGCACTATGATGACTGTTGCTGATTTGATGAACGCCGCCTGTGGTTCTCGTTTCGCGGCCTCCAAGCGCTTCCCCATTTCCGCCATGGGCAACTTCTGCGACAGCAAGGACACCGTCATCATCGATGAATTCTTACCTTGGCTCACCAAGGAACTCGAGTCCAGTCAGAGCTCCGTTGAACGCATCGTTGCCTTGTCCGCCTTCGGATCTTTGGGTCTCGAGGAAATCGTTCCTGTACTGCTGCCCATCATCCGTGGAACTCCAGGCAAATTCGATGACACCGCCGAGCGTGTTCGCGCCATTCTTTCTCTCCACCGAGTTGTTTTCACTGTTCCCGAAAAG GTCCACCCCATCTTGGCAAGTTTGGCCAGCAGTGTTTCTGAGCGCCCTGAGGTCCGTATGGCTTCCTTGGGTCTCCTGTTGATGTCAAACGCTCCCCAAACCTGGTGGCAGAAGTTCGCCAGCATGACCTGGTACGAACCTAGCCAACAAATGGCCACTTTCACCAACAGCCTGATCGAATCGTTGACCAGAATTCCGGCTTCTACTCCTCTTTTGCAGCAATT GATCAAGAAAGCTAAAGTTGCCTGGCCCATGCTAAAGTCCGCTCCTTTCGGCCTTCCTTACTCTTTTGCTGATATCCGTTCCAGCCATTTGGATGAAGGCATCGCCGTTATGATGCACACTCCCAGCTATCGCGTTGCTACCGAGCAATGGCCCATCTATTTGGCTAACCGTTATTACTATCAGCTCGGCCCCTTCTCTTCTGAAGCACTTAGC GTTTACTTGTGGAACTACAACATGTCTGAAGTCTGGCAAAACATTTTCGGCAAACTTTACGGCATGATGTCTCCCAAAGAAGGCGTTCGTGAGAAGTTTGAAGCTGTCAAGGGAATTTGGGAAGAGCTCAACGCCACTCCTCGTCCTGCCGACAAACGCGCCGGACTTTTGCACATCAACCTGATGGGCTCCATCAACCGTTTCATCAACTTGGAGAAGTTAGAGAAAGACATCCCGACTTGGATGGCCGAGGCCATGAAGTACCAAAACCAACCTTACCAGGTCAGCGTTAACAAATACCGCATGTTGGCTGAATACAACGTCCGCTACCCTACCGAAATGGGTCTGCCCATGCGCTTCTTGGCTACTCTGCCCATCCTTGTCTCCATGCAAGGCATCGTGAAAGGTGACGGCAAGGGCGGTATCAAGTCCGACATTAACGCTGAATTGAGCTGGAAGCTGACTTCCGAGATTCGTGTTGATCTTCCCCTCAACGGCAAATACATCGCTTCCGGAGTTGACGTCCGCGTCGATTCCCGCCCGCCCAGAGAGATGACCTTTAGCTACAAATCCCCGGGCACGATTAAGGTCACCTGGATTCCTGGCTCCAAAGTCACTGATCTCCTCTACTACCACGTCAAGCCATACACTGTCACTCGCGGATGGACCGACAGCGCCACGCCTACTCTGGAACATGATGCTACCCATCTTGTCAGCGTCAACAAACCCATCCAGCGTGAACTCCCTCTGGGTGATCGTTTTGGCGTTAATGTCAAGCTCATTGAGAAGACCGAGCTAACCCATTCTGACAAATGGTCTTGGTGGCAATGGTTCCAAAAATGGGACATCAACGGTTATTCCAACCTCGGCTTCGTTCCCCAGGAACTTCAAGCTCGCAAGTACGTCCTGCGTTACGAGCCATCTGGTACCCGCGCCCGCTCTGTTTCGACCACTTTCCAATACCAGTACGCCACCAAGTCTAGCCAAAATACCTGGGTTCACGAATCGGGATCCAGCCAATGGAAGACTCCTTCAGAAGCCGAAATAATCTCTTCCAGCCCCATCAGCCCTGAATTCCGCCCAGTTCTTGGACGTCTCTTCAAGAACCTGGAAAGTGGTAATGCTCAGCTCATCAGGGCCGGAGTGGTTGCTGAACAGAAGGATGGATCTTTCATCCAATTCAACACCATTGTTGGAATGTCTAAGGATGCCTGGTACACTAAGGACTTCACCGATATCCAAATCGAAAAGTACACTTCTGACAGTTCCAATGCTCCCGCTGCTAAGGAATTCGACTACTCTGTCTGTTACACAGCCGTCCGTAATTGGAACAAGCCTCCAACTTACGGCTTCAGCAAGGATGTCCTGCATttggaagacgaagaaaagatCGCTTTCGGAGAAAAATGCGATAAATCCAAGATTCGTTTCACTGCCAAGGCCTTCCGCGACGAAGAGGCTGCTCAGGCCGCCATGTACAGCCCTGCCGGTCAACAGTGTCAGAAAGATATGGCCGCCGGATTCATGTACGGAAGCCCTGCTTGCACTGAAGCTCGCCGCATGGATCATACTTACAACAACTACGAGTTGAGTGCCGAGTCCGCAGACAACTTGTCTCCTGCCGCCACTTACTGGATCAACACTGCCCGTCAATGGATCAACCACAAAATGTACCCATTCACCGTCAAGCACATCCAAGGAGAATCCAACCCTGCCAACCGCGCTAGCTGGACCATCAAACGTGATCCTCACACCGGAGACAGCAACATGACCTTTGTCCGTCCCACTGAAACCTTGGTGGCCTGGAATGTCCGACGTGAAGATTCTCACAACGAATGGGCTCGCTTCTCTCCTTTGACTTATAACTTTTCAAACATCTTCTATCCGTTGAACGCCGGTAGCAATTTCATCCGTGACGCTACCACCTTGACCACAGGTGGTGTTTCCGATGCCAAGTGTTACGTTGGACCCGATGCCGTCCACACTTACGACAAAGCTAGCTACAACTACACCATTGACGAGTGCCCCCACGTCTTGTTGACTGACTGCAGCAAAGACAGCAAATTCGTCGTTACCGCCCGACATGGTAGCGAAGGACAAAAGATTGTCACCGTCATCTACGGAAAGGATACTATTGAACTCGATCCTTCCGGCTGGATTATGATCAACGGAGCCAAATCTGCTTACAAGGACTGGGAAACCGAGAGCCGTGTTGAGATCCGCGTTCCTGGCACCAAGGAAATTAAGGCTGTTATCTACCCGATTTCTACCGGTCTCGTTATGGAGATCAGAAGTTGGAACTGGAACTGGGGCTCGTCCTGGAACTATAACTGGAACTGGATGTCGATCAAGGTCCAGGGATCTCACGTTGAACTATCGGCTCCCAAGTATCTACAAGGTCATGCTTGCGGTATGTGCGGCGATTTCAACCAAGAAATCGTTGGTGAATTCATGACTCCCCAACGTTGCGCCGTTTCTTCTGGTGAACTCATGGCCACCAGCTTTAAG ctGAAAGCCGGTAAGAGCTGCACCACCAACGACTGGTCCCGTCGTCTGAAGAAGGAGACGGAGGCTTGCAAGTCGATCGACCAACAATTCCACGCTCAGCTACCTGATTGGACCATGTAA